The Pseudonocardia sp. HH130630-07 DNA window TGCAGCAGCTGGTGCAGGCCATGGCGCTCGGTGCCGGGGCGGGACGGCTCGCGGACGTGCAGTACTGGATCCACCCGGCGCTCAGCGAGGTCGTCGAGAACGCGCTGCGGGACGCGGCCGAGGGGTAGCGGAACACCCCGGCGTCGCGGACGGTTGATCCCGGCATGTCGGACACCGAGCAGCCGGTCGTCACCCACGACCCCGTGCGCCGCCGTTACGAGATCGCCCTGGGCGGCGAGCGCGTGGGACTCGCCGCCTACACCGAGGACGGCGACCGGCGGATCTTCCACCACACCGAGGTCGACCCCGCGCTGCGTGGACGCGGCCTCGCCTCGACCCTGGTCGGGTTCGCCCTGACCGACACCCGCGACGCCGGGTGGCGGATCGTTCCGCAGTGCCCGTACGTGCAGCACTGGATCGCCTCGCACGAGGGGTTCGCGGACCGTGTGGAGGAGAGCGCATGAGCAACACCGAGACCGCGCCGGACCCGGTCGTCTGCGGCGGTGACGCCCCGGCCGTCGAGCTGGTGACGCCCCGCGAGGTCCCGCTGGGCGGGCCGCGCGCGATGACCGTGCGCCGGACGCTGCCCCGCCGCGTCCGCTCGCTGATCGGGGCCTGGTGCTTCATCGACCACTTCGGGCCGGACCGGGTCTCCGACACCGGCGGGATGGCCGTGCCGGGCCACCCGCACACCGGGCTGCAGACGGTGTCCTGGCTGTTCGAGGGCGAGGTGGAGCACCGCGACACCACCGGTGCGCACGCCGTCATCCGGCCCGGCGAGGTGAACCTGATGACGGCCGGGCACGGCATCGCGCACTCGGAGTTCTCGCTGCCGGGCACCGACGTGCTGCACGGGGTCCAGCTGTGGCTGGCGCTGCCGTCCGCGCACCGGCGGACCGCCCCGGCGTTCGAGCACCACGCACCGCCGCGGACCGATCTCGACGGCGCGGGCCTGCGCGTGTTCCTCGGGTCGCTGGCCGGTGTCACGTCCCCGGTCGCGACGTTCTCCCCGCTGCTCGGTGCGGAACTGGTGCTCCCGGCGGGCGGGTCGGTGGCGCCGGAGGTGTCGGCGTCGTTCGAGCACGGCGTGCTGGTCGACACCGGGACGGTCGACGTCTGCGGCACCACCGCGGGCCCCGGCGAACTGGTCTACCTGCCGCCCGGCCGGACGACCCTGCCGCTGCGGACCGGCGACGGCGCCCGGTTGCTGCTGCTCGGCGGCGAGCCGCTGGGCGAGCAGATCGTCATGTGGTGGAACTTCGTCGGCGCCACCCACGACGAGATCGCCGCACACCGGGCGGCGTGGCGGGCCGCCCGCGCGACCGGCGGGGACGCGCAGTTCGGCGCCTTCCCGGACGAGTGGGAGTCGACGCTGCCCGCACCGGAGCTGCCGAACGCCCGGCTCACCCCGCGGGAGTGACCGGGGCGTCGCCGGTCACCCGGAACCAGCGGCTGACCGGCCACTCGACGAACCCGGCGGCGGCGTAGACCGCCCGGGCCGGGGCGTGGCCGGGATCGCCGCCGGTCTCGACCATGACCGAGGTCGCGCCCCGCCCGGCCAGCAGGTCGAACGCGTGCCGGGTCAGTGCGGTGCCGATGCCCCTGCGCTGCGCGGCCGGGTCGACGGCCAGGATGTCGATCTCCCCCAGTCCCTCGTCGCGCATCGCGACGGCGACGAAGCCGACGACGGCGCCGTCGGTCTCGGCGACCCGGGCGTCGGCGGGGGCCGCACACACCCGCTCGACCGCGGCGCGCTGGGCGGCGGCCCACCCGTCGGGGTACTGGACGTCGTAGACGCCGGACGGACGCAGGATCGAGCGGACGGACGCGAACACCGGCTCCCAGGCCCGCAGCGCGAGGGCGACGAGGGCGTCCCGGTCGGCGGGGTCGAGCTCTCGGATCAGCATGACGCCGCATCCTCGCCGGGCCCGCGCGGGGGCGCACCCCGGATTCAGGCGTGGTCGGCGCGCACCACCGCGACCACCCGGCGGAGCTGTTCGAGCAACAGGTCGGGGCCGCGCCCGTCCGGCTCGACCTCGACGTCGACCCGCCCGACGTCTCCCGACAGGTCGGCGCGCAGGTCACGGACGGCGTAGCGGCGCGACCGCAGCGTGGTGAGCACCTTGATCAGCCCGTCGTCGCCGCCGGTCACCAGCAGGGTGTAGGCGTGCACGGACGCGCGGGGGCGGGCGTCGGGGGTGGCGGTGAGGGTGTCCATCGGATCTCCCGGGGCAGCGGTACGGGGATCCGGCCAGGTCCGGTGCGCAGTCGTGGGGCCGCACGAACGGGCCGCGCGCCGGCGACCTGGTTCAGCCGGCGCGCCGGGTAATCACCTGCGCACGCACGAGGGCAGGGTAGCAGTGCCCCGCCGCTGCCCGGCGACGGCGGAACTCCGGATCGGGCCCGGGGCGGGATGGTGCCGGGATAGATTGGGCGCCCGTTTCGATCCCGGAGGACCACGTGGCACGACCGGCCTGGGGCCGCCTGTCCGTCCTGCTCGCGCTCGTCGTCGCCGTGTCGGCGGGGTGCGGGGCCGAGGAGCCGCCGCCGGGGCCGTTCCCGCCGCGGCCGCAGGACATCGCGGTCGACCGGCTCGATCCGTGTCAGGGGATCACCGCGGCGAAGGCGTCCGAGCTGGGGACGAGGGGGGCTGCGCGATCGACAGACGAGGAGGACGCGCCGGCTGCCAAGATCCAGGGAGCACGGACCCGCAGCTGTAGCTGGTCCAACCTCAGCGACTACACGAGCTACAGCGTGTCGTTCATCGACCGGGAGGTGACGAACGGTCACGGTGCGGCCATCGGTAACGGCACGATCGATCAGGTCGCCGGCTATGGGGTCGTTCGGCAGGAGGACGACGGGGCCAACGCCTGCCGCATCTCGGTGGATGCCGGTCACGATCGGACCTTCCGGGTGGACGTCCTGTCGCGTGGGGACGTCGTCGGGCAGCCCGTGTCCATGACCGACGTGTGCCGGAGTGCGGCTGATGTCACGTCTCACGTGATCGAGACCTTGCGCGCGCTGAGCTGATGACGGGTTTGCTCCCGCGACCACGATCCCCTGTTCCGCCTCGGCGACCACCACGGATCCCCTAGCTTATCGCCATGACTCAGGCGCACGAGCCGCGTGGAACGGAATCCGACAGCCTCATGGTGCAGGTCGACCGGGACAACGTGCTCGGGATCTGCAGCGAGCTGCGCTATCAGGTCGAGCAGATGTACACCGCTCTGGAGACAGCGGACCGAAATGCGGTGCAACCGCCGTGCGGAGACGATCCTGTCTCGATCGACGCGGCCAGAGCGTTCGACGCCAAGATCGAACAGATTCGCGACGTGCACTGGGCACATCTCGCCGAGATCGAGAGAGCGATCGGACGGCTGCGCGAGGCCGCAGCCGAGTACGGCTTCACCAACGATGACATCGAGGCGTCGTTCAAGGCTGAGCTCCCGGGTATGCAGCAACGGCACGCTGACGTCCGCGCCGCCCGAGCAGCCGCACTGTGAGCAATCGATGATCATCGGGTGCAACAACTTCTCGGCGTTCGACCTCCCGACGAAGATCAGCTGGGTTCAGGATAAGCCCGGACGGTCTGCCTCGGACGGTAGAGCCGAGAACCTGACCACGCTCAGTACCTCGCTCGCTATTGCCGGCGGTGGTGTGGATCAGGGAATTGGCAGGTTCGGCACCGCCTGGCGCGGCCCGGCCGCCGATGCCGCCACGACCTCGCTGACCGGTATCGCGCAGGGCGTGGGCGACACCGCGACCGTCGCCGCGAACGGTGCAGGGCGGCTCGGTGACCACGGCTCGTCGTTCGAGTACCTGCGTCCGCTGGTCGACAGCGGTCGTTACGTCGACCCGAACCAGTACAGCTGGATCCAGCGGGCCGGGGACAACATCAGCGAGTCCTGGCAGTCGTTGTGGGGCAACGGCGCAGATCACGTGACCATCGCCGAACGCAACGCGGCCACCGACGCCGAGGTCGACCGGGCCTTCACACGCTACGAGAACGACACCTTCGACATCAACGAACGCTTCACGACCGCGAGCGCCCCACCCGCTCCCGGTGGCAGCGGTGTCCCCGGTGGCGCCGGCGGGATCGGTGGCCCCGGTGGTGCGGGTGCGGGCGGTATCGGCGGTGTCTCGTCCGGCGGCCCCGCGGCCGGTGGCGGTGGCGGCACGGCGGACGCTCCCGGTGCCGGGCCCGTGGCTCCGCCCTCACCCGGCGGTGGGCTCCCCGACGGTGGTGGAGCTCCGGCTCTCGGCCCGGCCGCGGTCGGCGGTGCACCGGGCCCGGCCGGCGCGGCCGAGACCGGGCCGGGCGGCGGCGGGCCCGCACTGCGCCCGACCGACGCCGGGCCGGGCGGCGGGACCGCGAACGGCACCGGATCCGGCAGCGGCGCGGCCGCGGGCGGCCCGGCTCCGAACGGCACCGGGACCGGGACCGGCGGCGCGGGGATGGTCGGCGGCGCCCCCGGCAGCGGGGTGCGTGCCCCGGGGGCCGACCGCGTCCCGGGGGCCGGGTCCCGTGTGCCCGGCCCGGCTGCGGACCGGATCCGCAGCGATCTCGGTACGAGGTTCGGTGACACCGCCCGCCGCCAGCAGCTGCTCAACCAGCCGGGACCCACGGCACCGTTCGGCCGCGGCACCGTCGGCGGGGCGACGCCGGGTGCGGGCCGCGGCGCCCTGTTCGGCGGGGGCGGCACCGGATGGGGTGGCCCGGGTGCCGGTGGCGGGGTCTGGGCGCCCGAGCCGCGTACGGGCCTCCCCCGGGCCGGTTTTGCCGAGGGTCAGCCCGTCCGCCCCGGCGATCCGGCGACCGGCCGCGGTGCCGGCGGCGGGCAGCCCGGCGGGTACGGCCCGATGATGGGCGGCGCGGGGGCCGGGACCAGCGGCGGCCAGGAACACCGCAACCGCTACATCGTCCCCACCACCGAGTTCTTCGACCTCGACCTCGAGGTCACCGACGCCGTCCTCGGCCCGGACGACACCCCCCGCTGACCCCTCACCACCCCGGGACCGGCCCACTCATGGAGCAAGAGCCTCGTGTGAGCAGGCCGAAGCTCCATGAGTGCGAACCGGCGGGCTCCGGTGGGCGCGGGCCGGGTGCGGGCCGGGTGCGGGGGCGGTGGCCGGGGAGGCGCAGGATGGCCGTCGTGCGGTACGTGGCGATCGGCGACAGCTTCACCGAGGGCGTGGGTGACGAGGACGGGTCGGGTGAGCCCCGCGGCTGGGCCGACCGGGTCGCGGCGGGACTGGCCGGCGCGTCCGGCGGGCCCGTGTCGTACGCGAACCTCGCGGTCCGCGGCCGGCTGCTCGACGACATCGTCGGCCCGCAGCTGGAGGCCGCGCTCGCCCTGGACCCGCTGCCGACGCTGATCACGCTGAACGGCGGCGGCAACGACATGCTGCGGCGGCACACCGACCTCGACGATCTGACGGCCCTCACCACCCACGCCGTGCGCCGGTGCGCGGAGACCGGCGTCCGGCTGCTGCTGATCAGCGGCGCCGACCCGTCGGCGGGCCTGCCGATGGGCCACGTCGTGCACCGCCGGGCGGCCGCCCTGACCGTGGCCGTCGCGGAGCTGGCCGCCACGCACGGGCTGGGGATGGCCGACGTCTTCGGCGACGCCGAGATCCGCCGGCCCGGCTACTGGTCGCCGGACCGCCTGCACCTGGGCCCGGCCGGGCACGTGCGGGCGGCCGGGCTGGTGCTCGACGCGCTCGGCGTCCGCGGGTCGGTCCCCGCGCCGCAGCTCCTGCCGGACGCGCGCCGGGGCGTCCGGACCGAACTGGCGTACTACCGCGAGCACGTCCTGCCCTGGATCAGACGGCGGCTGCGGCACCGGTCCTCCGGCGACGGCCGGGTCGGCAAGCACCCCACCTGGACGACGGTCACCGCCTGAGCCCGGTCAGGCGCGCGGCTCCCGGAGATCCCGGAGCCGCTGCAGCTTGCCGACCGACCGTTCCAGCGTCTCCGGATCGACGATCTCGCAGGTCACCGTGACGCCGACGGCCTCCTTGACCGCCCGCACCAGGTCCGCGGCCGCGCGCTCGCGACGCTCGGCCGGCGCGTCCGGGCGGGCCTCGACCCGCACCGCGAGCGCGTCCATCCGGCCCTCGGTGGTCAGCACCAGCTGGAAGTGCGGCGCGCACCCCGGGGTGCGCAGGACGATCTCCTCGATCTGGGTCGGGAAGACGTTCACCCCGCGCAGGATGATCAGGTCGTCGGACCGGCCGGTCACCCTCGCCATCCGGCGCATCTGCGGACGCGCGGTGCCCGGCAGCAGCGTCGTCAGGTCCCGGGTGCGGTAGCGGATGATCGGCAGCCCCTCCTTGGTGAGGCTGGTGAACAGCAGCTCGCCCTCCTCGCCGTCGGGCAGCGACGTGCCGTCGAGCGGGTCGACGACCTCGGGCAGGAAGTGGTCCTCCCAGACGTGCAGGCCGTCCTTGGTCTCCACGCACTCCTGCGACACGCCGGGTCCCATGACCTCCGAGAGCCCGTAGATGTCGACGGCGTGGATGCCGGTACGTTCCTCGATCTCGGTGCGCATCCGCTCGCTCCACGGCTCGGCGCCGAAGATCCCGACCTGCAGAGCGGTGCTGCGCGGGTCGACGCCGCGGCGCTCGAACTCGTCGATCAGGGTGAGCATGTAGCTCGGCGTCAGCATGATGATCTCGGGCTGGAAGTCGACGATGAGCTGCACCTGGCGCGGGGTCATCCCGCCGGACATCGGGATGACGGTCGCGCCGAGCTTCTCCGCGCCGTAGTGCGCGCCCAGCCCGCCGGTGAACAGCCCGTACCCGTACGCGACGTGCACCCGGTGCCCCGGGCGCCCGCCCGCCGCCCGGATCGAGCGGGCCACCAGCGTCGCCCAGTTGTCGACGTCGCCCGCGGTGTACCCGACGACGGTCGGCCGCCCGGTCGTCCCGGACGAGGCGTGAATCCGCGCGATCTGCTCCCGGGGCACGGCGAACATGCCGAACGGGTAGCTCTCGCGCAGGTCGGCCTTCGTGGTCGTGGGGAACTTCGCGATGTCGGCGAGCTCGCGGCAGTCGTCGGGGTGCACACCGTGCGCGTCGAAGGCCGCCCGGTAGTGCGGGACCCGGGTGTAGGCGTGCCGCAGTGTCCACTGCAGACGCTGCAGCTGCAGCGCGCGCAGCTCGTCGAGCGACATCCGCTCGGCCGGGTCCAGCAGCTCCGCGGCCGGTGCGTCCCCGGTCGCCGTGCTCATCGCTTCGCCACCAGGGTCAGCACGTCGTAGCGGGCGACAGACTCGCCGTCCTGGCGGGTCACGTCGGCGTCCCAGCGGACCTCGCCGTGGTCCGCGGACTGGCGCGGGGTGATCTGCTTGCAG harbors:
- a CDS encoding PE domain-containing protein, which codes for MTQAHEPRGTESDSLMVQVDRDNVLGICSELRYQVEQMYTALETADRNAVQPPCGDDPVSIDAARAFDAKIEQIRDVHWAHLAEIERAIGRLREAAAEYGFTNDDIEASFKAELPGMQQRHADVRAARAAAL
- the paaK gene encoding phenylacetate--CoA ligase PaaK; protein product: MSTATGDAPAAELLDPAERMSLDELRALQLQRLQWTLRHAYTRVPHYRAAFDAHGVHPDDCRELADIAKFPTTTKADLRESYPFGMFAVPREQIARIHASSGTTGRPTVVGYTAGDVDNWATLVARSIRAAGGRPGHRVHVAYGYGLFTGGLGAHYGAEKLGATVIPMSGGMTPRQVQLIVDFQPEIIMLTPSYMLTLIDEFERRGVDPRSTALQVGIFGAEPWSERMRTEIEERTGIHAVDIYGLSEVMGPGVSQECVETKDGLHVWEDHFLPEVVDPLDGTSLPDGEEGELLFTSLTKEGLPIIRYRTRDLTTLLPGTARPQMRRMARVTGRSDDLIILRGVNVFPTQIEEIVLRTPGCAPHFQLVLTTEGRMDALAVRVEARPDAPAERRERAAADLVRAVKEAVGVTVTCEIVDPETLERSVGKLQRLRDLREPRA
- a CDS encoding pirin family protein translates to MSNTETAPDPVVCGGDAPAVELVTPREVPLGGPRAMTVRRTLPRRVRSLIGAWCFIDHFGPDRVSDTGGMAVPGHPHTGLQTVSWLFEGEVEHRDTTGAHAVIRPGEVNLMTAGHGIAHSEFSLPGTDVLHGVQLWLALPSAHRRTAPAFEHHAPPRTDLDGAGLRVFLGSLAGVTSPVATFSPLLGAELVLPAGGSVAPEVSASFEHGVLVDTGTVDVCGTTAGPGELVYLPPGRTTLPLRTGDGARLLLLGGEPLGEQIVMWWNFVGATHDEIAAHRAAWRAARATGGDAQFGAFPDEWESTLPAPELPNARLTPRE
- a CDS encoding GNAT family N-acetyltransferase; translated protein: MLIRELDPADRDALVALALRAWEPVFASVRSILRPSGVYDVQYPDGWAAAQRAAVERVCAAPADARVAETDGAVVGFVAVAMRDEGLGEIDILAVDPAAQRRGIGTALTRHAFDLLAGRGATSVMVETGGDPGHAPARAVYAAAGFVEWPVSRWFRVTGDAPVTPAG
- a CDS encoding DUF3558 family protein; protein product: MARPAWGRLSVLLALVVAVSAGCGAEEPPPGPFPPRPQDIAVDRLDPCQGITAAKASELGTRGAARSTDEEDAPAAKIQGARTRSCSWSNLSDYTSYSVSFIDREVTNGHGAAIGNGTIDQVAGYGVVRQEDDGANACRISVDAGHDRTFRVDVLSRGDVVGQPVSMTDVCRSAADVTSHVIETLRALS
- a CDS encoding ACT domain-containing protein, whose product is MDTLTATPDARPRASVHAYTLLVTGGDDGLIKVLTTLRSRRYAVRDLRADLSGDVGRVDVEVEPDGRGPDLLLEQLRRVVAVVRADHA
- a CDS encoding GNAT family N-acetyltransferase gives rise to the protein MSDTEQPVVTHDPVRRRYEIALGGERVGLAAYTEDGDRRIFHHTEVDPALRGRGLASTLVGFALTDTRDAGWRIVPQCPYVQHWIASHEGFADRVEESA
- a CDS encoding SGNH/GDSL hydrolase family protein, whose translation is MAVVRYVAIGDSFTEGVGDEDGSGEPRGWADRVAAGLAGASGGPVSYANLAVRGRLLDDIVGPQLEAALALDPLPTLITLNGGGNDMLRRHTDLDDLTALTTHAVRRCAETGVRLLLISGADPSAGLPMGHVVHRRAAALTVAVAELAATHGLGMADVFGDAEIRRPGYWSPDRLHLGPAGHVRAAGLVLDALGVRGSVPAPQLLPDARRGVRTELAYYREHVLPWIRRRLRHRSSGDGRVGKHPTWTTVTA